ACCGCATAAAGGCATCAGAACAAAAACTATAAAATGGAAATTATAGGGCAAGGCAAAGGCAACTTGTTCTTACTCAATTACTAAGCAAGAAATCAGATTATGCATTAAACTTCAAACAACATAAATTCGCACTTATGTTTGTTCATTATTGCATTACATGCATCAAATAATACAAATGAACTCATTGTACCATAAATGAAACTCTTCTGAAAGCATAGGCAACCACACGAGTTAGATATATAGTATAAGCTATGATTGAGATTCATTTTCAAGCCTCCAACCCCAGATTACTGTTAAAGaatgtaaatttattaataaaaaatcatTACAATCCTAATCTTACCTAACCAGAAAAAAAGGATAAAGTTAGAAAATTCATattaaacaattcaatacaatcGTAAATTCGTAACATGGAAATCGAAAACAAAATTGATAAGGTTCACCTAAGATCATTTCCAACTAAAATCCCGGATtgaaaatttcaataaaatcTTTATTAATTCGCCTAATTTATAACCTTAAACATCATTTAGTtaacaaataatataatatttccCTCTTTTCTTTTTTACCTGGAGGAATCCGAGTCATGGGAAGAGTAAGAATCGGAAGAATGGCGGCGATGCTTCCTCCGACGGCGTTTACCTAATGAACGACTCTTCTTTCGGATTTTGAGAGAATCTCTATCTCTGTCGCGACGGTTGCTGCGATGACGGCGTCGTTTGGCGTGAGAGGAAGACGAGTCAGACGAAGAATCCGAGGAAGAGTAAGAAGTAGTCGATGACGACGACGCCGCCATAGACACCAAAAAACCCAAAGAGTCGCTTTATCGGTCTGAGATTGAGGGGAGGTAAGGGCAAAGGGCAGACCTTCGTAAAATAAGCAAATCCTACATGTATTCATAAATATAAAAGGGATACTATACCAAACGGTACCTGTATTTGGCTTGAAAGTTTAATAtggtacctaaacttttttttttcaattaggtACTTATTTTTGCTACACACAATGGTGGAGAAATTATACCAGAGGCCTTTCCCACCATTTAAGATATAAGCCCAACCAATGAAAACAATCCATGTCagcttttttttttataagtCATCTCTACAtgaaattatgaatttttttaccctaatcattaaaaaaaaatcatgttaGTATTCACACCTTAAATTATAAAAACAACCTAATATGCAAATATAACAACTTACTCGAATCTTTGATATGTTGTTATGGCTAAGTTGTTAAGTCATTTATGTATTAATTTAGATATCGATCTTATTATCTTATTTCAAAATACATTCAAGACTCAGTTCGTTTTTGGCCTAATCCACACAAAAAACTCATGTTGATATTTTCTACATGTGTTACTTGGACTAATTTTAACATGTATAGCTATATTTATTTATGAGTTATGGAAATTGacaaattgttatttattatgaaaaatatgaattatattgtGGAAAAATCGTTCAATTGATATTTGCATTtccaaatttaagttaaaatgtttattttgtaaaaaaaaattttaaaggtcgaaattaaattttaaattttaataatttatatttttataatttttaaagtggttaaaatataattttatttttattaatttaaaatttttaaattcctAAAACAACTAAATGGATTACACACCAAACTCAATTATCCAAAATTCTTAGAAGCCAACTCAATTAGCTATATCAGCGACTATCATTCTATTGCGCTTTTTGTTGCACATTGTTCTTAAAAAACCCTACGGTGTACGGTACGTTTCGAGCCCTTATCCATGAATCACCACCAATGAAGAAGCTCCCTGGAGTGAAGTCAACTGCATTCTCCATTGAAAAGTTCTTAATCCCAGGCCATTTAACACGACTCGTCGTGTTCGAACCAGGGCCATCGTTGTTGAACTCGGCGTAGAAGCAAGTGCTTAAACCCCACGAACCATCCCATATTGCCCACCCATCTGGTTTAACCAAATCGTCAATGTAAGTTTCCATGATGATTGTCCTCGAGAAATTGCCCCATGGACGGCCAAGATACGTTGGGTACTTGTTCTTCAATGAGACCAGTTCGGAGGCCGCCATGATCCTGGAGTTTTGGAGGACGATTCCCGTCGGTTGTCGAACGTCGGATCGGCCTTGCGCGGTGACGGCGTTTTGTTGTCCGTCTAAAGGTTTTCGGACGAGGAATGTGCAGTTCTGGAAAATGGAAGCCGAGTCACCAAAGACGAAATCGATGGTCCCGGTAACGGTGCAATCGCGGTAGAATTGGCGTTTGCTGTGAACGTAAAGTGTGTCTTGATAACCATCCATGGAACAGTTGTAGAAGACGGAGAAATCGGCGGTCACCATCAATGCAACTGCTTGTAATTTGGCTGCCCCAGCGGAGTTCTCGAACCCAATGTTCTTGGCAAAGAAATTGTCTCCGTTTACAGCTACATTCATTCGGCaacattataaaaaatatataagtaAATCATGTCAAAtgtcaaatcaaaatagggggATTAAAATCATAATTATACCTACAAAAAGAAGGGttaattcataatcataccaaCTGTAGCAGTCCTGAAAGTGGGAATACCATCAGCATTGTTGATGTGACCTGTAATTCGGGTTTTCTCTTTACCATCTCCGATTAGCATCACATTGATCATCCTATAACCAAATTCCAGATTCTCCTCATAAACTCCCTCctttatatatataacaaaaggCTTTGTAGCATTCAAGGGTATACGGTTTATTGCATCTTTAATGTTGTTAAATCCCCCACTACCATCCTTAGCCACAACAACATCAGCCTTCACCCCGTTTTGAGTATCTTGGTTTACTTGGAGTAGCCGACGGCTAAATATCGAACTCAAATCGGACTTCGGTTTCCCACCGATAACCGTAACTTCCTTTTTGCCGAGTAGGCGTCGGCGGCTTTGAATACCCTCAACGTTTAATTCATGAAACCCTTTTGACAACTCGGTGACGATGGCGAGGCCATTTCGGCTTAGTTGCATGGAGATGTTCAATGCCTTATTCATTTTCTCTCCAGCGTCTGTCGTTGTATTCTTGAATCCTTCAATGCAAGTCTCTTGGTTGGTGATTGTAGCACTTAGCCAAATCCTTAAATCGGCCAAAATTTCATGGAGCATCGGTAATTCCAATCGATCGATTTTGTTGAATGATTTTTGTAATTCGTTTATCGAATAAGTCATTAGTTGTATGCATATGTCTAGTGCTTTCTTCGTTCTCGGATCTTTCTGAAGGTTTCTCAAGGTAGTCGAGTTCTGTGCAGCTCGAGACACGAACTTCATCGCGGCCTTGAACGCCGCTTGGATAAGATCATTGGTATCAGTGGCATTGCCAGCCTCGGCCCCGATTTCCTCCTCGCATGTTTTCTTGAAATCCGTTGGTCGGCAAATGGATTCGATTGCTTTCTTTGAAACATATGCGCGGGAGTTTTTATTATCTTTGTCGTTTTTTTCGTTGGAGTCGTCATCGTCGATGTTGACACCGACGGCCACGACGATCACCATCGCCACCAACAGGCAAGAACAAACGGCGATGATTGTGATTCTCTTCGCCCTCTGTGAATCATCTGACATTTTGAAGATATCAGAAACTGTGAAGCAATTGAAAATGAAAAGCTCCCAAGTgttcttttttgtttttaaagtCCCTCAATTAGGGAGGCAAAAAAAGCTGCCTTATGCAAATCAGAGAGACagaaaattggattaaaataATTTTGCGAAGAAAACCCAAAGTGTATTTtgatgattctataatagtttatGAATAAAGATGAAGAAGAAAAGCTTAAATGGTTTAGATTCAGCTTTGGTTGTagcttttgatgaaattgtgtacTGTTTCCTAAAAATGAGAGGTTGAAGAGCCATGTCAAACATGTACCCCTCTCAATTTTTAGTCAATTCTCAATGGACCATTCACAAAGTGGTCTTATGATTGGTTTTCAAATACATGTAAATCTAATATGTACTACAGTATTGCACCCACACTATCCGtcaaatataattttaatgattttttcatacaatatttatttttatccgtaattttttcctatcttttaaataggaaaaaaattgtttcattaaaaaaattaaattatagaaaAGAAAGGGTGTACACACAAATTTTGAGTTGAAAAGTTgacttaaaaattcaaaatcaaatttattaataactTCAAAAGAAAGTTACAATATCTAGAAATTTCTCGAATACAAAGAAAAATATCCTTTAATTCTTCTTTCCAGTTTGCCTTCAATCCAAGGATCATCTAGACTTGGTCTTGTATGAATGCAAATTGCTTCATGTATCGTGACGACTTGCTCTTGAAACAAATTTAGACCTCCTTTCTTTAGTAGATTTGGATCAAAAAACAACTTTCCTCATAAACGACTTTTAACTTCTTCTCCACAATTAAACTAGATCAAATTGGATCAAAAGGCGACTATGGTGTTTGTTAGAATTTCTTCAAGTGCTTCAACTTCTTTGGAGAATTCTACAGAGATTTTCTGCACTGTTTGAACttgtaaatttgtaaaatagtttagggtgactttttttttataataccAATTACATAAATAAAAGAGAGTTTTTGCAAAATTTAACTGCTTCATTTGATCCAATCTTAGAAATAAAACTAAATTATTATAGAATTTAACTGCTCTATTTAATTATTGTATaggaatttaataaaaaatttagttgTACTAATTATCTAacctgaattttgaaatataaaaagtaaggagattaaattaaattttaaatctataaaaatataaaaacttaaatatattttaactttttaaaaatagcGAAGTTGTGTGATAAAACATAGTAATATTTATGATTGTTTTTGAAATCAATGGATTTATGGAATGCTGATTTAGAATGGATTTGAAATTAGTGTTATCCTTTTTTTTATAGCTTAATATTAATCAAAACTTAAAATCAATAAATGTTTTTTTTCAATAAACcaataatttgataataaaattgaaattagtATAGTGTTTATGAATTTGATAAactaatttatttttatcattacaaacttttattttcaaataatattcaaattcaaaatttcaagtaaCAACAAAAATACAACAGACAAATTAAGAACAaagttgaaaatttaattaaagtGCTCGAAAATCAAAACAATCCCCCATGAAAAGGAACTCCAGTTGCAGGCAACCAGTTATCACCATCTATGAAGTTGGAGACAGTGAATTTATCAGCTTCACTCTCGCTTATATCCTTATGGTAACCATTCCATTGAACCCTGGAACCAGTGTTGGACCCTGGACCCATGTTCTTGTATTCAGCATAGTACAATGTATCCAAGGCAAAATTCCCAGCCCATTCACTCCAACCTGACGGTTCGATCAGACTGTCCATGAAACTTTGCATGTAAACAGTCCTCGAATACTCCTTCCATGGCCTTCCAAAGTATGTTTTTGTCATCCCGTTGCTCGAGGCGAGATCGTCAGCGGGTCTAATGACACAGTGGTGAATTGATATGCCTGTGTTTTGGTTAGGATCGGTTCTTCCTTGTGCGGTGATGGTGTTGAATTGGTTTGGCATTGGTAGTCGAGGATATATGTTGCAGTTTTGGAGGACCACGGCTGCATTGCCAAATATGAAGTCTACTGTGCCGTAAATGTCGCATTCTTTGTAAAATTGCCTCAGGGAGTGAGCATATAAAGTGTCTTGGTAGCCTTCGAAGCTACATCGGTAGAATGTGGACATATCGGCTCCATTTCGAACCGCGACAGCTTGGTGTTTGCTAGGTCCGGCCGTGTTACGAAATGTAATGTTGACCGCAACAAATCCCTTACCAACAACAGCTGCAGGCAGGGGAATGCTTGAGTTATTAAAAATGTACGATTATGTGAATAGTGGAAAATGATTCAAAAGGCAAATAAATTTCTACATTACCAAATGTTGCAGAGTTGAATGTGGTTGATCCATCAACAAAGTTGCGGTTTCCAGTGATTATCGTCTTGTTTATACCGTCACCAATCATCATCACATTCTGCTTCTTCTTAGGTATGGAAACATACTCTTCGTAGACACCCGCGACCACGTAAATCAAAAAGTATCTGTTGCTATCCCCAGTATTATTCGGTGCAGCGGCCACTGCTTCGTTGATAGTGGTGAAGTTGCCACTTCCATCAGGATTTACAACCACTACTTGACTCACGGAAACCCCTTTGTCCTTCCCTTCCTCATCTGCTCGAACATGCTTCTGCTGGCTTGCGGATTCGTAAACTGCTCGATCATGGTCCGACATTATTAAAGGCAAAGGAGAGTCCCTGCCATTTACCAAATTGGAAAACACATGGTTTCTTCCTGTTAGAGATTTAATTAATCCATGAACCCAACCGTGCCTGAAAAGTGCAAGAGACACACTGAGGAAATTTGTTCCATTAGAAATAGATGGCAATAAGCCATTTTTAATGCTCGAAGCCGACGGTGTAGCTTCAAGCCCTTCGATACAAGTTTGCACATTCGTTAAAACAGCACTAAGCAACGCATGCAAATCATCAGCCAGGAAGGTATCGAGACCGTCGGATTTGATTCTTTGTAACGTGTACGATAAGAAATCTACATTAAGCTCAGCTAGAAACTGGCAATCCTGGAGTGCCCGAATGGTGCTGAGGAACGAAGTCGATGGCAGTCTGAGGAAATACTTGATAGCACCAAGAAAGCTATGAGCATTCAACAACGATTGTTGCATCGAAACCTTGCTGAAGTAAAAAATGGTAGCGAACTTATCGGAGGGTAAAATAGATTTGCAGAAATCAGCATGTGGGGTGAGCTTGCAAATCGATTCGGAGTTAAAAACGGAGGCAGGATTAGGAAAGGTAGCAAAAGAAGGAGAAAAGAGGATTACGAGAATAGATAGGGTACAAAGAGCTGAAGCCTTGAGAGCCATTGTGATGAAAGCTTATTGATGAAACAGGGGTTGATGCCTTAGGGCATTTATAGATACGATGGGAACAAtggtaattaatataaaatagagGGAATGGATGGAGGGTTTTTGTGCACTATAGATTATACAGTAAGGAATAAACGTGCACGGCAGTAAGGAATAAACGAGGCTTAATTTGTGAAAGGAGTTAAGGTGTTTTAGCTTAGGTTTGGTAGCCATGTATTATTTTGAACGTACTTCCTTGTTTTATGTAATGTTGAATCCATGAGGCACGTCTTGGAGGTCAACCCAGCGCCTGCCGAGGGGAAGGGAAGCTCAAACTTCACTACATTTCTTCCATTTGATTTTGGGTACAAATTATTTCGAGTTTAAATTGATTTGAGTTCGATTATTCCAGTTTATAAGAAGACGGAAGTTAAAAGGTTTTTGAACTTCATCAAGTTAATGCAGCACCTTCAAACATGTTTGACAGCAACAActaaagtttaaaaattttcaaaacatgtGATTCAATTTTATTTCGAAATTTTCTCtcttaattttaaaatgatttataaATCATTAACAATTTAAATCCATAGATTTAAATTGATCTTTAGTTTCTTGATTTCTTTCTAAGCCCTAGCAATAACtcgaaataaatttaaatttttttgctATAAATTATTCTACCTCTaaaatttaatctatttattttttaaattttaaatttaaattcaattattaatgctgttaaaattattttattaaatttattgatataacattttgaacaaaatattcacttaataaccatgtaatataaaaaaaagtcaatgtagtaataaaattaaaaataaaaaattaaattcttaCAAATAAAAGTAAACGGACTGAattccaaaattataaaaattgcaaaaatttgtgcatattttaacttttttatatatttaatcttttaaataaCGAATATTTCCAGAGACTTCTtccttaaaattatatatatattttttaatttcagtAGGATCTAAAATTTTCAATCTATTTTAAAAGATACATGAAGTAACCTAATTGCTGAAACCCCGAGGTGAACTTGAGGGCGGAGCAAGCAACCATGAGCGGCCGTCAATTAACCACTCGACCATGAAATTCGAGGTGCTGGCACCTTGGATGAAGCGGCAACTAGGCCATTTCAACCGTCCGGATAATGATGCATCGGAGACATAATTCCAGTATTCGACATACCAGTCTGTGTTTTAAGGCAAGGCAAAGTTTCCGTACCATTCAATCCACCCTCCATCTTCAAATTTCACCATTTGAAGCATTCAGAGATAGAAAAATGGTATTCCTTTTTCATGCAAGACAGCAGCAAGTCAAGTTCAGTAATTGTTCCAAGGTTAAAATATGCTCATCGTCCCTATACTTTTTCATACTTCTAAGAATTTAAtcctcatatttttattttaaaaaatttaatctaTCGAGTTtgttaatttaaaaattccaTATGTTAACATAACATTTAGGTGGTAAAATTTCTGGACAAGATTAAAAGTATAGAAAGAATCCTTTATTATTGATTcacttttatgtgattattttttaaaatagaaaagATTATATGAAAGAAAGATGCCACATTATTTAATATCTCTTACTAATTATTTAATATCATTTCAACATCTTTTtaacattttggtaattttattaatCTAAACCTAAATACTGAACCTTGGACTTAAATCTTGAACCTTGAATCTTGAATCTTGAATCTTGAATCCTTAGTCTAAGATCTAAGGTCCAAAgtttaagttaaaaaaattaccaaaatgatgTATCAATGACATTAAAAAAGATGTTGAAATAACATCAAATAATTAGTAAGAGATAGAAGATGATGTAGCATCTTTGTATCATATAATCCTTTCCCTTTTAAAACTTTACATTTTAAATTCCACCCaagtattattttattagtagtaAATTTCATGTCAACAAAAAATGTTAAGAGAGTTATTAATGGGGTCACAATATTTgaattaacaaaataaaagtaggaGGACTAAAAGTTCCGAAAACACGAAAAAAGTATAGGACTTTCTAACGCTAGAACTGCTGTTGAGTTCACAAAATTTTGATTCAAACTTCAAATCGGAATGTTTGGGGCTATAATGCCATCAATTCAAGTCAACATATTTAAAATGATAGTTAACATAAATCCACGGTCAATACAGGTCCAAGCTGTAGTTTTAACTTAAACCTGTTATCATGGAGCAAAATATGAACTTCGAACATCATTATTATATCGAAGAAAGCATCCGGAACCAAGGCGTGAGGAGTTTATTTATTACTAACTTTCCTTGATGTAATAATTCATCTAATCCCACCTTATGATGCAACCTCTAGCAT
This is a stretch of genomic DNA from Gossypium arboreum isolate Shixiya-1 chromosome 11, ASM2569848v2, whole genome shotgun sequence. It encodes these proteins:
- the LOC108472117 gene encoding putative pectinesterase/pectinesterase inhibitor 28, producing MSDDSQRAKRITIIAVCSCLLVAMVIVVAVGVNIDDDDSNEKNDKDNKNSRAYVSKKAIESICRPTDFKKTCEEEIGAEAGNATDTNDLIQAAFKAAMKFVSRAAQNSTTLRNLQKDPRTKKALDICIQLMTYSINELQKSFNKIDRLELPMLHEILADLRIWLSATITNQETCIEGFKNTTTDAGEKMNKALNISMQLSRNGLAIVTELSKGFHELNVEGIQSRRRLLGKKEVTVIGGKPKSDLSSIFSRRLLQVNQDTQNGVKADVVVAKDGSGGFNNIKDAINRIPLNATKPFVIYIKEGVYEENLEFGYRMINVMLIGDGKEKTRITGHINNADGIPTFRTATVAVNGDNFFAKNIGFENSAGAAKLQAVALMVTADFSVFYNCSMDGYQDTLYVHSKRQFYRDCTVTGTIDFVFGDSASIFQNCTFLVRKPLDGQQNAVTAQGRSDVRQPTGIVLQNSRIMAASELVSLKNKYPTYLGRPWGNFSRTIIMETYIDDLVKPDGWAIWDGSWGLSTCFYAEFNNDGPGSNTTSRVKWPGIKNFSMENAVDFTPGSFFIGGDSWIRARNVPYTVGFFKNNVQQKAQ
- the LOC108472613 gene encoding pectinesterase-like: MALKASALCTLSILVILFSPSFATFPNPASVFNSESICKLTPHADFCKSILPSDKFATIFYFSKVSMQQSLLNAHSFLGAIKYFLRLPSTSFLSTIRALQDCQFLAELNVDFLSYTLQRIKSDGLDTFLADDLHALLSAVLTNVQTCIEGLEATPSASSIKNGLLPSISNGTNFLSVSLALFRHGWVHGLIKSLTGRNHVFSNLVNGRDSPLPLIMSDHDRAVYESASQQKHVRADEEGKDKGVSVSQVVVVNPDGSGNFTTINEAVAAAPNNTGDSNRYFLIYVVAGVYEEYVSIPKKKQNVMMIGDGINKTIITGNRNFVDGSTTFNSATFAVVGKGFVAVNITFRNTAGPSKHQAVAVRNGADMSTFYRCSFEGYQDTLYAHSLRQFYKECDIYGTVDFIFGNAAVVLQNCNIYPRLPMPNQFNTITAQGRTDPNQNTGISIHHCVIRPADDLASSNGMTKTYFGRPWKEYSRTVYMQSFMDSLIEPSGWSEWAGNFALDTLYYAEYKNMGPGSNTGSRVQWNGYHKDISESEADKFTVSNFIDGDNWLPATGVPFHGGLF